A single Thermaerobacter sp. FW80 DNA region contains:
- a CDS encoding DUF6364 family protein, with protein MEYQNVTLSLPKDVLRRAKHIAIERGTSLSGLLTQLLEDLTRKEDEYRKARECHLAMLDKFDLATKGNIVGSRSDLHDR; from the coding sequence GTGGAGTACCAGAATGTGACCCTTTCCCTACCGAAGGACGTGCTGCGCCGGGCAAAGCACATCGCCATTGAACGGGGGACCTCGCTCTCTGGTCTTCTCACCCAGTTGCTCGAAGATCTCACGCGCAAGGAAGACGAGTACCGCAAGGCAAGAGAGTGCCACCTGGCCATGCTGGACAAGTTCGACCTGGCGACAAAGGGGAACATCGTCGGAAGCCGGAGCGATCTCCATGACCGGTAA
- a CDS encoding NAD-dependent deacylase: MRHPSRPGDGSARGDAAAQLAGLLVRHRGRAVALTGAGISVASGIPAFRGRDGLWSRFDPEEFAHIDAFRRDPERVWTMLDQLYDNLAAARPNPAHRALARLEELGYLRAVITQNIDGLHQAAGSRDVIELHGSFQRVVCMDCGSRYAAESVRRLAGLPGGGGHRCWCGGWLKPDIVFFGEELPEHAFLRAWAEVQNAGLLLVVGTSAEVEPAASLPRWARQAGAVLAEVNPHPALDAEVVLAAPAEQALPAVVERLEADGGTATTAEPAALG; encoded by the coding sequence GTGCGGCACCCATCCCGACCGGGGGACGGGAGCGCGAGAGGGGATGCCGCCGCGCAACTGGCGGGATTGCTGGTCCGTCATCGCGGGCGGGCGGTGGCGCTGACGGGCGCAGGGATCTCCGTCGCCAGCGGGATCCCGGCCTTCCGCGGCCGCGACGGCTTGTGGAGCCGGTTCGACCCGGAGGAGTTCGCCCACATCGACGCCTTCCGGCGCGACCCCGAGCGGGTCTGGACCATGCTGGACCAGCTGTACGACAACCTGGCGGCCGCCCGCCCCAACCCCGCCCATCGCGCCCTGGCCCGACTGGAGGAGCTGGGATACCTGCGGGCGGTGATCACCCAGAACATCGACGGGCTGCACCAGGCGGCGGGGAGCCGCGACGTCATCGAGCTCCACGGCAGCTTCCAGCGCGTGGTGTGCATGGACTGCGGCAGCCGCTACGCCGCCGAGAGCGTGCGGCGGCTGGCCGGGCTGCCGGGCGGCGGCGGGCACCGCTGCTGGTGCGGCGGCTGGTTGAAGCCCGACATCGTGTTCTTCGGCGAGGAGCTGCCGGAGCACGCGTTCCTGCGCGCCTGGGCGGAGGTCCAGAACGCCGGGCTGTTGCTGGTGGTGGGCACCTCCGCCGAGGTGGAACCGGCGGCCAGCCTGCCCCGCTGGGCGCGCCAGGCGGGCGCGGTGTTGGCGGAGGTCAACCCCCACCCCGCGTTGGACGCCGAGGTCGTCCTGGCGGCGCCCGCCGAGCAGGCGCTGCCCGCCGTGGTGGAGCGCCTCGAGGCCGACGGCGGGACGGCGACGACCGCCGAGCCGGCGGCGCTCGGGTGA
- a CDS encoding DinB family protein codes for MASFRPSLHLLRVKDLERSARFYRGLGFTVRFIDPAAGVAVIDPVDGHPFTLALPGVDATPWLHEVYEELTQGRQLYMGAPGGDLDAFYGRLVEQGLPVPPPEEAPDGSQSLVIQDPDGHLLSFWQGPEWTDGELLEMYTSASQRLAEALAGLCDEELDLARAPGKWTIRQIVHHIADSDASSLVRILMCLAEPGRPYNNNPYDQDVWVERLGHAHRPVEPSLALIAAVRGHVAALVRHRPESLDGAVAPSLGAPMTARELIAMLASHALHHIAQIEETRRVHGRG; via the coding sequence TTGGCGTCATTCCGGCCGTCGCTGCATCTGTTGCGTGTCAAGGACCTGGAAAGGTCCGCCCGTTTCTACCGTGGATTGGGGTTCACCGTGCGCTTTATCGACCCCGCTGCCGGCGTGGCCGTGATCGACCCGGTAGACGGCCATCCCTTCACCCTCGCACTGCCTGGCGTCGACGCCACTCCCTGGCTCCATGAGGTCTACGAAGAACTGACCCAAGGTCGCCAGCTCTACATGGGCGCCCCCGGAGGGGACCTCGACGCCTTCTACGGCCGGCTGGTGGAGCAGGGCCTGCCGGTTCCGCCACCCGAAGAAGCACCTGACGGTAGCCAGAGCCTTGTGATCCAGGACCCCGACGGGCACCTGCTGTCCTTCTGGCAAGGTCCGGAATGGACCGATGGGGAACTCCTCGAGATGTACACCAGCGCCTCCCAGCGCCTCGCGGAGGCCCTCGCTGGGCTTTGCGACGAGGAACTTGACCTGGCGCGGGCTCCGGGCAAGTGGACCATTCGGCAGATCGTCCACCATATCGCCGATTCCGACGCATCAAGCCTGGTCCGAATCCTCATGTGCCTGGCCGAACCGGGCCGGCCGTACAACAACAACCCGTACGACCAGGACGTGTGGGTGGAGCGGCTGGGCCACGCCCACCGGCCCGTCGAGCCGTCCCTGGCGCTGATCGCAGCGGTCCGTGGCCACGTCGCTGCCCTGGTGCGGCACCGGCCCGAATCGCTGGACGGAGCGGTCGCCCCCTCGCTCGGTGCTCCCATGACGGCCCGGGAGCTGATCGCCATGCTAGCCAGTCACGCCCTGCACCACATCGCCCAGATCGAGGAGACACGCCGGGTCCACGGCCGGGGCTGA
- a CDS encoding FAD-binding oxidoreductase: MDGEGSLVTQSASLPEPLLKELCDLVGAHHVSVDPHELEWAAMDFTGGYRLGRTGQRARRPLAVVRPGDVEDVRQLVVWAARHRIPLVPRGGGTGVMGSAVPQLPAVVVDLTRLDDIVVHPDDMLAEAGAGATLAAVDAALRRHGLALAHDPWSVGIATVGGAIGTDGVGYLAGRWGSMGQQVVAIEAVLPDGQVVRTRPVPKPPAGPDLRALFAGSQGTLGIVTRAWIQAIGAPEVMLFRSYRFRGFEPGFEAVRALWRAGVIPDLLDFTDDYPAAVELPPGYEDDLGRTGLLHLGFFGAAEEARGRLAAADRIVKRFDARDLGEEPAREFWERRHEIAEQFALPILQARDARRRWQQGAFDYINLALPASQVIPYRREALARIAADPRFYAGETGLWGRPEVFSLLVSAAHPAAAQAAGGAAGAGSAGAGGPESTGVGAASADEPGPWAAEWTPEDAAAMEQLMHDLMRMAQARGGNMECLHGTGLKLLPLLQDEFGPALDVIRKIKRALDPLDLMNPGKWGETAGAPASDGGVAPPDGSGGRDGVVVVRGGSGGGSGSVEADRRGDGGRSPGAAGDPVAPRSGREGDPAGEPGARPAGNGDGGATAGSARGRRAADATAAMPGNGRWRTGRAFHPGWFTRA; this comes from the coding sequence ATGGACGGCGAGGGTTCCCTTGTGACCCAGTCTGCGTCGCTACCCGAGCCGCTGCTGAAGGAGCTGTGCGATCTCGTGGGGGCGCACCACGTCTCGGTGGATCCCCACGAGCTGGAATGGGCCGCCATGGACTTCACCGGCGGCTACCGCCTGGGACGAACCGGCCAGCGCGCCCGGCGGCCGCTGGCCGTGGTCCGGCCGGGCGACGTGGAGGACGTGCGCCAGCTGGTGGTCTGGGCGGCCCGGCACCGGATCCCCCTGGTGCCCCGAGGCGGCGGCACCGGGGTGATGGGGTCGGCGGTCCCGCAGCTGCCCGCCGTGGTCGTCGACCTGACGCGCCTCGACGACATCGTCGTCCACCCCGATGACATGCTGGCCGAGGCCGGCGCCGGCGCCACGCTGGCGGCCGTCGACGCCGCCCTGCGCCGCCACGGCCTCGCCCTGGCCCATGACCCGTGGAGCGTGGGCATCGCCACGGTGGGCGGCGCCATCGGCACCGACGGCGTCGGCTACCTGGCGGGTCGGTGGGGCAGCATGGGCCAACAGGTGGTGGCCATCGAGGCGGTGCTGCCCGACGGCCAGGTGGTGCGGACGCGGCCCGTGCCCAAGCCGCCGGCGGGGCCGGACCTGCGCGCCCTGTTCGCCGGCAGCCAGGGCACCCTGGGGATCGTCACCCGGGCGTGGATCCAGGCCATCGGCGCCCCGGAGGTGATGCTCTTCCGCAGCTACCGCTTCCGCGGCTTCGAGCCGGGCTTCGAGGCCGTCCGCGCCCTGTGGCGGGCCGGGGTCATCCCCGACCTGCTGGACTTCACCGACGACTACCCGGCGGCGGTGGAGCTTCCGCCCGGCTACGAAGACGACCTGGGCCGCACCGGTCTGCTCCACCTCGGCTTCTTCGGGGCGGCCGAGGAGGCCCGGGGGCGCTTGGCGGCGGCGGACCGGATCGTCAAGCGGTTCGACGCCCGCGACCTCGGGGAGGAACCGGCCCGCGAGTTCTGGGAGCGGCGGCACGAGATCGCCGAGCAGTTCGCCCTGCCCATCCTCCAGGCCCGCGACGCCCGGCGGCGCTGGCAGCAGGGCGCCTTCGACTACATCAACCTCGCCTTGCCGGCCAGCCAGGTGATCCCCTACCGGCGCGAGGCGCTGGCGCGCATCGCCGCGGACCCGCGCTTCTACGCCGGTGAGACGGGTCTTTGGGGCCGGCCGGAGGTCTTCTCCCTGCTGGTGAGCGCGGCGCACCCGGCCGCCGCGCAGGCCGCCGGGGGCGCGGCGGGCGCCGGTTCGGCAGGCGCCGGCGGGCCGGAGTCCACGGGGGTCGGGGCGGCATCCGCGGACGAACCCGGCCCGTGGGCCGCCGAGTGGACGCCCGAGGACGCCGCGGCCATGGAGCAGCTGATGCACGACCTGATGCGCATGGCCCAGGCCCGCGGCGGCAACATGGAGTGCTTGCACGGGACGGGCCTGAAGCTCCTGCCGCTGCTGCAGGACGAGTTCGGCCCGGCGCTGGACGTCATCCGCAAGATCAAGCGCGCCCTGGACCCCCTGGACCTGATGAATCCGGGGAAGTGGGGCGAGACCGCGGGCGCGCCGGCGTCCGACGGCGGCGTCGCGCCACCGGACGGCTCCGGCGGCCGGGACGGCGTGGTCGTCGTCCGCGGCGGGTCGGGAGGCGGGTCGGGAAGCGTTGAGGCCGACCGGCGGGGCGATGGCGGTCGGAGCCCCGGTGCGGCCGGCGACCCCGTGGCTCCCCGGAGCGGCCGGGAGGGCGATCCGGCCGGCGAGCCCGGGGCTCGCCCCGCTGGCAACGGCGACGGCGGAGCCACCGCGGGTTCCGCCCGCGGCCGCCGGGCCGCCGACGCCACCGCGGCCATGCCGGGCAACGGGCGTTGGCGCACGGGGCGTGCCTTCCATCCGGGTTGGTTCACCCGGGCATGA
- a CDS encoding XdhC family protein — protein sequence MRDVLDRVVQWLDAGRDVALATVVEVVRKAPRDPGTTMAVSERGEIAGSVSGGCVEPAVVEVAQEVLASGRPRLVTFGITDDDAFEVGLSCGGTIRVWVEPARGPWHDVARNLQEALAAGRPVALARVLGPAAEPASAAQAQVARETPGETHREDHREAHRVDHPAHREDHQAHHEVSNGPTGPAPGAVLLLAEDDPGGPARLLAGSSGDPGLDAVLARRAGELLARDEAARQRLAGADVFIQPFAPPPVLYVIGAVHPAPALAEAARFLGYRVVVCDPRSPFATPERIPAAHAIVRRWPDEYLRSVRLSPRDAVCVLTHDLKFDVPAILAALASPVGYIGVMGSRRTHERRLAALREAGATEGDLARLHAPIGLDIGARTPEEMAVAIMAEIIAARRTNRPPAGRPEAVPAGDGAAAGRSDD from the coding sequence GTGCGCGACGTCTTGGACCGTGTCGTCCAGTGGCTCGACGCCGGCCGGGACGTGGCCCTGGCCACCGTGGTCGAGGTGGTCCGCAAGGCGCCGCGCGACCCGGGCACCACGATGGCCGTCAGCGAGCGGGGCGAGATCGCCGGCTCGGTGTCGGGCGGCTGCGTGGAGCCGGCCGTGGTCGAGGTGGCCCAGGAGGTGCTGGCCTCGGGACGGCCGCGGCTGGTGACCTTCGGCATCACCGACGACGATGCCTTCGAGGTGGGCCTCAGCTGCGGCGGCACCATCCGTGTCTGGGTCGAACCGGCCCGCGGGCCTTGGCACGACGTGGCCCGAAACCTGCAGGAAGCCCTGGCGGCGGGTCGCCCGGTGGCCCTGGCCCGGGTGCTGGGACCGGCCGCCGAGCCGGCGTCGGCGGCCCAGGCTCAGGTGGCGCGCGAGACCCCCGGTGAGACGCACCGCGAGGACCACCGCGAAGCCCACCGAGTGGATCACCCGGCCCACCGCGAGGACCATCAGGCCCACCACGAGGTCTCCAATGGGCCGACCGGTCCCGCACCCGGGGCCGTCCTCCTGCTGGCCGAGGACGACCCTGGCGGCCCGGCGCGGCTTCTGGCCGGTTCGTCCGGTGACCCCGGTCTCGACGCGGTGCTGGCCCGGCGGGCTGGAGAACTCTTGGCCCGGGACGAGGCCGCCCGCCAGCGGTTGGCCGGCGCGGACGTCTTCATCCAGCCCTTCGCGCCGCCGCCCGTGCTCTATGTGATCGGGGCGGTGCACCCCGCCCCGGCCCTGGCGGAGGCGGCCCGGTTCCTCGGCTACCGGGTCGTGGTCTGCGATCCCCGCTCGCCCTTCGCCACGCCGGAGCGCATCCCCGCGGCCCACGCCATCGTCCGCCGGTGGCCCGACGAGTACCTCCGGTCCGTGCGGCTCTCGCCGCGCGACGCCGTCTGCGTCCTGACGCACGATCTGAAGTTCGACGTGCCGGCGATCTTGGCGGCCCTGGCGTCGCCCGTCGGTTACATCGGCGTGATGGGCAGCCGCCGGACCCACGAGCGGCGACTCGCGGCGCTGCGGGAGGCGGGGGCGACCGAGGGGGACCTGGCTCGGCTGCACGCCCCCATCGGCCTGGACATCGGGGCCCGCACGCCCGAGGAGATGGCCGTGGCCATCATGGCGGAGATCATCGCTGCGCGCCGGACGAACCGGCCTCCGGCGGGCCGGCCGGAAGCGGTCCCCGCAGGTGACGGTGCGGCCGCGGGTCGCTCCGACGATTGA
- a CDS encoding metal-dependent hydrolase has protein sequence MAHKLRWLGHASWELTTAGGKVILFDPWINGNPKAAARIEDLKADYILITHDHFDHASDVVAVQKQTGATVILQPETAARYQKDGLPGDKCIGMNIGGSVELGGVVVTMTEAYHSSETGEPAGYIVTLEDGKRVYDAGDTGIHCNMATWAELYPLDVALLPIGSHFTMDPRQAAHALTFLKPKVAMPQHYGTFPLLVQSADDFVRFAKQKAPGVEVRVLEPGGTFEF, from the coding sequence ATGGCGCACAAGCTGCGCTGGCTCGGACACGCCAGCTGGGAGCTGACCACGGCGGGCGGCAAGGTCATCCTGTTCGACCCCTGGATCAACGGCAACCCCAAGGCCGCCGCCCGCATCGAGGACCTCAAGGCCGACTACATCCTGATCACCCACGACCACTTCGACCACGCCAGCGACGTGGTGGCGGTCCAGAAGCAGACGGGGGCCACGGTGATCCTGCAGCCGGAGACCGCGGCGCGGTACCAGAAGGACGGCCTGCCGGGCGACAAGTGCATCGGCATGAACATCGGCGGCTCGGTCGAGCTGGGCGGCGTGGTGGTCACCATGACCGAGGCCTATCACTCCAGCGAGACCGGGGAGCCGGCGGGGTACATCGTCACCCTGGAGGACGGCAAGCGGGTCTACGACGCGGGCGACACGGGCATCCACTGCAACATGGCCACCTGGGCCGAGCTCTACCCGCTGGACGTGGCCCTTCTGCCCATCGGCAGCCACTTCACCATGGACCCGCGCCAGGCGGCCCACGCCCTGACCTTCCTCAAGCCCAAGGTGGCCATGCCCCAGCACTACGGCACCTTCCCGCTGCTGGTGCAGAGCGCCGACGACTTCGTGCGCTTCGCCAAGCAGAAGGCGCCGGGGGTCGAGGTGCGGGTGCTGGAGCCCGGCGGCACCTTCGAGTTCTAG
- a CDS encoding PIN domain-containing protein, protein MTGKNGDRQFVDTNVLVYAHDTSAGEKHARAKALVTELWQSGNGCLSVQVLQEFYVTVTQKVRKPLLPETAARIIEYLSHWQVHTPDAGDVLEAIRIHRRYSLSFWDAMIIRSAQALGSNVIWSEDLNAGQDYGGVMVVNPFS, encoded by the coding sequence ATGACCGGTAAAAACGGCGACCGGCAGTTCGTGGATACGAACGTGCTGGTATATGCCCACGATACCTCAGCCGGGGAAAAGCATGCCCGGGCGAAGGCTCTTGTCACCGAGCTGTGGCAATCGGGCAACGGTTGCCTCAGCGTGCAGGTATTGCAGGAGTTCTACGTGACGGTCACCCAAAAGGTCCGAAAGCCACTTCTGCCGGAAACGGCAGCACGGATCATCGAGTATCTTTCGCACTGGCAGGTGCACACGCCGGATGCCGGTGACGTGCTGGAGGCGATCAGAATTCACCGTCGATACAGCCTATCCTTCTGGGACGCAATGATCATTCGCAGTGCCCAGGCACTAGGTAGCAACGTGATCTGGTCCGAAGACCTGAACGCCGGACAGGATTATGGCGGGGTGATGGTTGTCAATCCCTTTTCTTGA